From Amycolatopsis sp. YIM 10, the proteins below share one genomic window:
- the rsmD gene encoding 16S rRNA (guanine(966)-N(2))-methyltransferase RsmD: MTRIVAGSAGGRKLKVPPKGTRPTSERVREALFNALEVAGELDGARVLDLYAGTGALGLEALSRGAREAVFVEADKRAADVLRGNVTALALGGGVRHGKAETVLAAGADGPFDLVLADPPYDLGAAQLAAVLAALVTGGWLVPGGLVIVERALRDGEPSWPDGLEPLRTKRYGDTALHWAEFTGS; the protein is encoded by the coding sequence GTGACCAGGATCGTGGCGGGCAGCGCCGGTGGCCGGAAGCTGAAGGTGCCGCCGAAGGGCACCCGGCCGACCTCCGAGCGGGTCCGCGAAGCCTTGTTCAACGCCCTGGAAGTGGCTGGTGAGCTGGACGGGGCCCGCGTGCTCGACCTCTACGCCGGCACCGGCGCGCTGGGACTGGAGGCTCTTTCGCGGGGTGCGCGCGAGGCGGTTTTCGTCGAGGCGGACAAGCGCGCGGCCGACGTGCTGCGCGGAAATGTGACCGCACTCGCACTCGGCGGCGGGGTGCGCCACGGCAAGGCCGAGACGGTGCTCGCCGCCGGTGCCGACGGGCCCTTCGACCTGGTGCTCGCCGATCCGCCGTACGACCTCGGCGCGGCGCAACTGGCGGCGGTGCTCGCCGCGCTGGTCACCGGCGGCTGGCTGGTGCCCGGCGGGCTGGTGATCGTCGAGCGGGCGCTGCGCGACGGGGAACCGTCCTGGCCGGACGGTCTGGAGCCGTTGCGCACCAAGCGGTACGGCGACACGGCGCTGCACTGGGCCGAATTCACCGGGAGTTGA
- the coaD gene encoding pantetheine-phosphate adenylyltransferase, giving the protein MRRAVCPGSYDPVTLGHIDVFERAAKLFDEVVVTVMVNPKKHGLFSIEERMDLITSAVTAIPNVRVDSWQGLLVDYCRENDIVAITKGLRAVSDFDYELQMAQMNHRLSGVETLFMPTNPEYSFLSSSLVKEVATYGGDVSHLLPEVVHTKLLERLAEQR; this is encoded by the coding sequence ATGCGGCGCGCGGTCTGTCCCGGTTCCTACGATCCGGTCACCCTTGGGCACATCGACGTCTTCGAACGGGCGGCCAAGCTGTTCGACGAGGTCGTGGTCACGGTCATGGTGAACCCCAAGAAGCACGGCCTGTTCTCGATCGAGGAGCGGATGGACCTGATCACCTCCGCGGTGACCGCCATTCCCAACGTGCGGGTGGACTCGTGGCAGGGCCTGCTGGTCGACTACTGCCGCGAGAACGACATCGTGGCCATCACCAAGGGCCTGCGCGCGGTCAGCGACTTCGACTACGAGCTGCAGATGGCGCAGATGAACCACCGGCTGAGCGGGGTGGAGACGCTGTTCATGCCGACGAACCCGGAGTACAGCTTCCTGTCCAGCTCGCTGGTCAAGGAGGTGGCCACCTACGGCGGCGACGTCTCGCACCTGCTGCCCGAGGTGGTCCACACCAAGCTCCTGGAACGCCTCGCCGAGCAGCGCTGA
- a CDS encoding ribonuclease domain-containing protein encodes MINQKSRVAGVLLAILVAFFGGATAVSAAPAPVPAPVSVQAECGDTSGFEKSPLDSLPAEASETYDLIQQGGPYPYPQDDTVFQNREKLLPLCDSGYYREYTVETPGSSDRGARRIVKGEGDEYFYTADHYESFVLVTV; translated from the coding sequence ATGATTAACCAAAAGTCGCGTGTAGCAGGCGTTCTGCTGGCAATCCTGGTCGCCTTCTTCGGCGGGGCCACCGCCGTCTCGGCGGCTCCCGCGCCCGTCCCGGCTCCTGTCTCGGTGCAGGCCGAGTGCGGCGACACCTCCGGCTTCGAGAAGTCCCCATTGGACTCTCTGCCCGCCGAGGCGAGCGAGACCTACGACCTGATCCAGCAGGGCGGCCCCTACCCGTACCCGCAGGACGACACCGTCTTCCAGAACCGCGAGAAGTTGCTGCCGCTGTGCGACTCCGGCTACTACCGCGAGTACACCGTGGAAACCCCGGGCAGTTCCGACCGCGGTGCGCGCCGCATCGTCAAGGGCGAGGGCGACGAGTACTTCTACACCGCGGACCACTACGAGAGCTTCGTGCTGGTCACGGTCTGA
- a CDS encoding DivIVA domain-containing protein, producing MYRVFEALDELVTIVEEARGVPMTASCVVPRGDVLELLDDVRDALPSEVDDAQDVLDKRDELINKARHEAETTVTGANADAERTIAEATAEAERLLADARARAEQMVADAHADADRTVAAGQAEYQNLTERSRAESERMIQAGRDAYDRAIDEGRAEQARLVAQTEVVQAAHAEAARIVDEAHGEADRQRADCDAYVDGKLAEFSELLSTTLRTVDSGRNHLRAPTGLGRNTVYDYQA from the coding sequence GTGTACCGGGTGTTCGAGGCCCTAGACGAACTGGTCACCATCGTGGAAGAGGCACGCGGCGTGCCGATGACCGCCAGTTGCGTGGTCCCGCGCGGTGATGTCCTCGAACTGCTCGACGACGTCCGCGACGCGCTGCCGAGCGAGGTCGACGACGCCCAGGACGTGCTGGACAAGCGCGACGAGCTGATCAACAAGGCCCGCCACGAGGCGGAGACCACGGTGACCGGCGCGAACGCCGACGCCGAGCGCACCATCGCCGAGGCCACCGCCGAGGCCGAACGGCTGCTCGCCGACGCCCGCGCCCGCGCCGAGCAGATGGTCGCCGACGCGCACGCCGACGCCGACCGCACGGTGGCCGCGGGCCAGGCCGAGTACCAGAACCTCACCGAGCGCTCCCGCGCCGAGTCCGAGCGGATGATCCAGGCCGGTCGCGACGCCTACGACCGCGCGATCGACGAGGGCCGGGCCGAGCAGGCGCGGCTGGTCGCGCAGACCGAGGTGGTCCAGGCCGCGCACGCCGAGGCCGCCCGCATCGTCGACGAGGCGCACGGCGAGGCCGACCGCCAGCGCGCCGACTGCGACGCCTACGTCGACGGCAAGCTCGCCGAGTTCTCCGAACTGCTCTCGACCACGCTGCGCACGGTCGACTCCGGCCGCAACCACCTGCGGGCCCCGACCGGCCTCGGGCGCAACACCGTCTACGACTACCAGGCGTGA
- a CDS encoding DUF177 domain-containing protein — MSEDKSASHLDARSPWVLDTRELGRRAGLSRAVQRDVEVTKPLGVLDVIVVPEGAKVELDLLLESVVEGVLVTGTAAAPVTGHCSRCLDPISDEVEVDLTELYAYPDSTTEETTDEDEIMRLVDDRIDLEPAVRDAVVLALPLAPLCTDDCAGLCSECGVKWADLEPGHGHETIDPRWAALVERFDEDPASGPDKQA; from the coding sequence ATGTCTGAAGACAAGAGCGCGTCGCATCTCGACGCGCGCAGTCCCTGGGTGCTCGACACCCGCGAACTCGGCCGCCGGGCCGGCCTCAGCCGCGCCGTGCAGCGCGATGTCGAGGTCACCAAGCCCCTCGGCGTGCTCGACGTGATCGTGGTGCCCGAAGGCGCGAAGGTGGAGCTGGACCTGCTGCTCGAGTCCGTGGTCGAGGGCGTGCTGGTCACCGGCACCGCGGCGGCCCCGGTGACCGGGCACTGCTCGCGCTGCCTCGACCCGATCTCCGACGAGGTCGAGGTCGACCTGACCGAGCTGTACGCCTACCCGGACTCCACCACCGAGGAGACCACCGACGAAGACGAGATCATGCGCCTGGTCGACGACCGGATCGATCTCGAGCCCGCGGTGCGGGACGCGGTGGTGCTCGCCCTGCCGCTGGCCCCGCTGTGCACCGACGACTGCGCCGGTCTGTGCAGCGAGTGCGGGGTGAAGTGGGCCGATCTCGAGCCCGGACACGGGCATGAGACCATAGACCCTCGGTGGGCCGCGCTGGTCGAGCGTTTCGACGAGGATCCGGCGTCCGGCCCGGACAAGCAAGCCTGA
- the rpmF gene encoding 50S ribosomal protein L32, protein MAVPKRKMSRSNTRSRRAQWKAAPVQLVPCSNRACKAPKPQHIACPTCGQYDGRQVVEPA, encoded by the coding sequence GTGGCCGTCCCCAAGCGGAAGATGTCGCGTTCCAACACCCGCTCGCGCCGCGCCCAGTGGAAGGCCGCCCCGGTGCAGCTGGTGCCCTGCTCCAACCGTGCCTGCAAGGCGCCCAAGCCGCAGCACATCGCCTGCCCGACCTGCGGCCAGTACGACGGTCGTCAGGTCGTCGAGCCCGCCTGA
- the rnc gene encoding ribonuclease III: MGGKSPTGPASDPTPLLEALGVTLDAELLRLSLTHRSYAYENGGLLPNERLEFLGDAVLGLVVTDHLYNEHPDLPEGQLAKLRASVVNMHALAGVARGLGDGGLGAHLLLGKGEELTGGRDKASILADGLEAVIGATYLAHGIETARKLVHHLFDSLLAEVPLRGAGLDWKTSLQEQTASAGLGVPEYQVEDTGPDHRKEFSAKVIIAGRTLGHGVGTTKKEAEQKAAEAAWRTLNEELNQQGDAGTA; the protein is encoded by the coding sequence ATGGGGGGAAAATCGCCCACCGGTCCGGCAAGCGATCCGACGCCCTTGCTCGAGGCGCTCGGCGTCACCTTGGACGCCGAGCTCCTTCGGCTTTCCCTGACCCACCGGTCCTACGCCTACGAGAACGGCGGGCTGCTGCCGAACGAGCGGCTCGAGTTCCTCGGCGACGCGGTGCTCGGCCTGGTCGTCACCGACCACCTCTACAACGAGCACCCGGATCTGCCGGAGGGCCAGCTGGCGAAGCTGCGGGCCAGCGTGGTGAACATGCACGCGCTGGCCGGGGTCGCCCGCGGACTCGGTGACGGCGGTCTCGGCGCGCACCTGCTGCTCGGCAAGGGCGAGGAGCTGACCGGCGGCCGCGACAAGGCGAGCATTCTCGCCGACGGCCTCGAAGCCGTCATAGGAGCCACCTATCTCGCGCACGGCATCGAGACCGCGCGCAAGCTGGTGCACCACCTCTTCGACAGCCTGCTGGCCGAGGTCCCGCTGCGCGGGGCCGGCCTGGACTGGAAGACCAGCCTCCAGGAGCAGACCGCTTCGGCCGGTCTCGGCGTGCCCGAGTACCAGGTCGAGGACACCGGTCCCGACCACCGCAAGGAGTTCAGCGCCAAGGTGATCATCGCCGGGCGGACGCTGGGCCACGGGGTCGGCACCACGAAGAAGGAAGCCGAGCAGAAGGCCGCCGAGGCCGCTTGGCGCACCCTCAACGAGGAACTCAACCAGCAGGGCGATGCCGGAACTGCCTGA
- the mutM gene encoding bifunctional DNA-formamidopyrimidine glycosylase/DNA-(apurinic or apyrimidinic site) lyase — MPELPEVEVVRAGLERHVSGRTIAEVAVLHPRAIRRHVEGAADFSGRLAGERVLAARRRGKYLWLELSGQEAVLAHLGMSGQMLMQPSDAPDEKHLRLRVRFDDDGPELRFVDQRTFGGLALAELVDADGTLLPSTIAHIARDPMDPAFDPVLAVKALRSRRTEVKRALLDQTLVSGVGNIYADEALWRSRLHWARPAEKLTTKQGAALLQAATDVMSEALLVGGTSFDALYVNVNGQSGYFERSLDAYGREGRPCRRCGTPIRRDPFMNRSSFSCPRCQPKPRLTRA, encoded by the coding sequence ATGCCGGAACTGCCTGAGGTCGAGGTCGTTCGCGCCGGTCTCGAAAGGCATGTTTCCGGGCGGACGATCGCCGAGGTCGCCGTGCTGCACCCGCGGGCGATCCGGCGGCACGTGGAAGGCGCGGCGGACTTCTCCGGCAGGCTCGCGGGGGAGCGGGTGCTCGCCGCCCGCCGCCGCGGCAAGTACCTGTGGCTGGAACTGTCCGGCCAGGAGGCCGTGCTCGCCCACCTGGGCATGAGCGGCCAGATGCTGATGCAGCCCTCGGACGCGCCGGACGAGAAGCACCTGCGCCTCCGCGTCCGCTTCGACGACGACGGTCCCGAACTGCGGTTCGTCGACCAGCGCACGTTCGGCGGACTGGCGCTGGCCGAACTGGTCGACGCCGACGGCACGCTGCTGCCGAGCACCATCGCGCACATCGCGCGCGACCCGATGGACCCGGCCTTCGATCCGGTTCTCGCGGTCAAAGCGCTGCGTTCCCGTCGCACCGAGGTCAAGCGCGCGCTGCTGGACCAGACCCTGGTTTCCGGGGTCGGCAACATCTACGCCGACGAGGCGCTGTGGCGCTCGCGCCTGCACTGGGCGCGGCCTGCCGAGAAGCTCACCACCAAGCAGGGCGCGGCCCTGCTCCAGGCTGCCACCGACGTGATGAGCGAGGCGCTGCTGGTCGGTGGCACCTCGTTCGACGCGTTGTACGTCAACGTCAACGGTCAGTCGGGTTACTTCGAACGCTCCCTGGACGCCTACGGGCGGGAGGGGCGGCCCTGCCGTCGCTGCGGCACGCCGATCCGGCGCGACCCGTTCATGAACCGCTCGTCGTTCTCCTGCCCGCGTTGCCAGCCGAAACCCCGGCTGACCAGGGCCTGA